In Fusarium falciforme chromosome 9, complete sequence, the following are encoded in one genomic region:
- a CDS encoding Myb-like domain-containing protein translates to MPKHTRAPSNPQNRYNPGLPVSLAPSPLYNQHRMTMPSTYYNIPTTATSSMALQTQAQQPTYESYTSTAPTVSVPPPVQHRASSGAWTPQDDQQLLTARMQGLNWGQIQANYFPTKTPNACRKRHERLMERKGADDWDNLKLQRLAKEYMAMRKEIWSGLAARTGEKWNVVEAKCMSNGLKNLQSAARAAARRDRLESGALSGYDDDSGISGMGLTPVDELDASYSSPETTSSVVHSVPASATASFHQLQSQAQMAALGNAQYGMAAAAAAAYGGGYGGHGYSSSVSSSASAGHGYAAHAGNGHSQGNSPQQYLTTQRPQSSDMGIGNLINRPRANV, encoded by the exons ATGCCGAAACACACTCGCGCTCCCAGCAACCCCCAGAACCGCTACAATCCTGGTCTTCCTGTTTCTCTTGCTCCTTCGCCTCTGTATAACCAGCACCGGATGACCATGCCATCCACATACTACAACATCCCTACCACTGCCACCTCCTCTATGGCCCTTCAGACCCAGGCCCAGCAGCCCACCTACGAGTCCTACACGAGCACAGCGCCGACTGTGTCGGTGCCCCCTCCGGTGCAGCACCGAGCAAGCTCGGGAGCATGGACTCCTCAGGATGATCAGCAGCTGCTCACGGCTCGGATGCAAGGACTCAACTGGGGCCAGATCCAGGCCAACTACTTTCCCACAAAGACCCCCAATGCTTGCCGCAAGCGTCACGAGCGGTTGATGGAGCGCAAGGGCGCTGATGACTGGGATAACCTGAAGCTCCAACGGCTGGCCAAGGAGTACATGGCCATGAGGAAGGAGATTTGGAGTGGACTCGCCGCTCGAACAGGCGAGAAGTGGAATGTTGTTGAGGCCAAG TGCATGTCTAATGGCCTCAAGAATCTTCAAAGCGCCGCCCGCGCCGCTGCTCGCCGCGACCGTCTCGAGTCCGGCGCTCTCTCAGGGTATGACGACGACAGCGGCATCTCCGGCATGGGCCTGACACCCGTTGACGAACTAGACGCATCCTATAGCAGCCCCGAGACAACCTCATCGGTCGTGCACTCGGTGCCCGCCTCGGCCACCGCCTCGTTCCACCAGCTGCAGTCGCAGGCCCAGATGGCGGCGCTCGGCAACGCCCAGTACGGCAtggcagccgcagccgccgccgcgtaCGGAGGCGGCTACGGGGGACACGGGTACTCGTCGAGCGTGAGCTCCAGTGCCAGCGCCGGCCATGGGTATGCAGCTCATGCTGGGAATGGGCACAGTCAGGGTAACAGCCCGCAGCAGTATTTGACGACACAAAGACCTCAGAGCTCAGATATGGGCATTGGGAATCTCATCAACCGACCACGAGCCAATGTCTAA
- a CDS encoding Protoheme IX farnesyltransferase, mitochondrial has product MRPPRCLVPAAELQSLLLKAPRTGPSRRWMSAAAAFPAPRMVASTSSKCAPFFLSNRLFDRSNCLDFVILRRANGIYSTSASASVTPNSTVSSTTSNASNSSQSEPELAPHRRRQAQRREKAAAAATARGETPLPPDASSLLTSHAASHPTDSLPRHISTFLSLSKPRLTMLVVLTAMATYALYPVPEMLSPSTTETPSLSPLTLLFLTTGTALCSASANTFNMLYESKTDAKMTRTRNRPLVRGLISTRSAIIFGVLSGIIGTGALYVGVNPTVSGLGFANIVIYAGMYTPLKAVTAFNTWVGAVVGGIPPLMGWAAAAGETATKDGSWRELLFANDGSSIGGWVMAGLLFAWQFPHFMALSWPIREEYKNAGLRMLAWTNPARNGRVALRYSIVFIPLCISLCAAGVTEWSFAVTSLPINAWLVREAVRFWKYEGHKGSARGLFWASVWHLPGVMILALLHKKGMWSRVWRSIFGEEDGEWEEEELDEMVSMAVENTSSRLQDEKPTR; this is encoded by the coding sequence ATGCGACCACCACGATGCCTCGTCCCCGCCGCGGAGCTCCAGTCCCTGCTCCTCAAGGCTCCGAGGACCGGCCCATCGCGACGATGGATgtctgccgccgccgcctttcCTGCGCCTAGAATGGTCGCTTCCACCTCGTCCAAGTGTGCGCCGTTTTTCCTATCCAACAGGCTCTTTGACCGATCCAATTGCCTCGATTTCGTCATCCTCCGCCGTGCCAATGGCATCTACTCTACCTCTGCCTCGGCATCCGTAACACCCAATTCGACAGTATCGTCAACTACCTCAAATGCCTCCAATTCCTCCCAATCCGAACCGGAGCTTGCCCCtcaccgacgacgacaagctcAACGCCGCGAaaaagctgctgctgctgccaccgCTCGAGGAGAaacccctcttcctccagatGCCTCGTCTCTTCTTACAAGCCATGCCGCTTCACACCCCACCGACTCGCTCCCACGGCACATTTCTaccttcctctccctctcgaaACCCCGATTGACGATGCTCGTTGTTCTTACCGCAATGGCTACATATGCGCTATATCCCGTCCCCGAGATGCTTTCCCCGAGCACAACCGAGACGCCGAGTCTGAGCCCACTCACATTATTATTCCTCACGACCGGCACTGCTCTTTGCTCCGCTAGCGCGAATACCTTCAACATGCTGTACGAGTCCAAGACCGATGCCAAGATGACCCGAACTCGCAACCGTCCACTTGTCCGAGGCCTCATCTCAACGCGAAGCGCCATTATTTTCGGAGTCCTGTCTGGTATCATTGGAACGGGTGCCCTCTATGTTGGTGTCAACCCCACTGTGTCTGGACTCGGTTTCGCCAATATCGTCATTTATGCCGGCATGTATACACCTCTCAAGGCTGTCACAGCCTTCAACACCTGGGTCGGCGCCGTTGTTGGAGGTATTCCTCCTCTGATGGGttgggctgctgctgctggcgagACTGCTACCAAGGACGGCTCCTGGAGGGAGCTCCTGTTTGCTAATGACGGCTCGTCCATTGGCGGTTGGGTCATGGCAGGGTTGCTCTTTGCATGGCAGTTCCCCCACTTTATGGCCTTGAGCTGGCCCATCCGTGAGGAGTACAAAAATGCTGGACTTCGCATGTTGGCATGGACAAACCCAGCCCGCAACGGGCGTGTCGCTCTGCGATACAGTATCGTCTTTATTCCCCTCTGCATATCGCTCTGCGCCGCAGGAGTCACAGAGTGGTCTTTTGCCGTTACCAGTCTTCCCATCAATGCCTGGCTCGTGCGAGAGGCCGTGCGCTTCTGGAAGTACGAGGGCCACAAGGGCAGCGCCCGAGGTCTGTTCTGGGCCAGTGTGTGGCATCTTCCCGGTGTCATGATCCTTGCTCTGCTGCACAAGAAGGGTATGTGGAGCAGGGTATGGAGGAGCATTTTCggtgaggaggatggtgagtgggaagaggaagagttgGATGAGATGGTGAGCATGGCCGTGGAGAACACAAGCAGTAGGTTACAGGATGAGAAGCCTACTCGGTGA